TTGCCGCCTGGATTTCGTCTGCCGCATTCTTGGCGCTGTACCCCCCGCGCTCCCGGAGCACGCTGGACAAGGCCTCTTGCAGCGCGAGTGCGGACGGGTAGCGCTCTGCCGGTTCCCGGCGCAGCAACTTGCGGAACACGGCCCGCGTGGGCTCGGACAGCCGTTGCGTTGCCGCGTCCACGTCCGCCGGGGTGAAGGTGGCTGCCCGCAGAATGGTTTCCTCTGGGTCCACCCCATCCCAATCATCCTGCACGCGGGCAATGGCGCTGCTCAGCCGCTCCCGCTCCGCTTCAGGTACGAGCGCCCACAAGCCCTCCAGCAACATGTCGGGCGCACTGATGCTCTCCTATGCTCCTCCTACCTGGCAGCCTTCTCCTTCGCCTCTACGGCGAGCCGGTCCGCGAGCCGCTTCGAGGCAGCCTCCGCGTACTTCTGGCAACCGGTCGGATCGATGAAGGTGTTCTTCTCGGCCGTGCGCGAAGCCAGCTTCTCCAGGACCTGCGAGAAGCCCGGGTGGTTGGACACCATCACGTCGCACTTCAGCGCCGCGACCTTGTCGATGGTGGCCTGGAAGGACTTGGAGATGTCGGGGGTGCCGTTGCCGCCGCTGAAGTGGAAGCCGTCCGTCGACACCGGTGTGAGGCTGTCCGCGTACACCATGTTCAGGCAGCGGTCCTTCTCGCACGAGCTCCACGTCCAGCTGGTGCCGCCCGGCGTGTGGCCCGGCGTGTAGTGCGCGGCGAGCTTCACGTCACCGACCAACAGCGTCTCGCCATCGGCCACCTCACGCACTTTCGCAATCTTCGCGAGGTGAAAGGGCTTGGCGGGGTCGTACTGCGGGTCGTCCTTGCCCACGGTCCCCGCGCGCAGGACCTTGGCGCCCTTGACGCTCGCCGCCACGGTGGCACCGGTGGTGCGCTGCAGGGCCGGGATGCCGCCTGCGTGGTCGAAGTGCTCGTGCGTGTTGAGGATGAGCTTCACGTCCTTCAGCTTGAAGCCCAGCGCCTGGATGTTCGCCGCGATGATGGGGGCGGACTGCGGCAGCGCACCGTCGAGCAGGACGTGGCCCTTGGGGCCGGTGACCAGCAGGACCGACAGCTCGCTGGTCCCGACGTACCAGGTGTTGCCGTAGATGTTGAAAGGCTTCTGCGGCTTGTTCCAACCCTCGCACGCCGAGCACACGATGGGCGTGGTGGGCGTGACCTCGGCGACTGCAGCCGGGCCGACCAGCGCAAGCAGGACTGCCGCCATCATCATCTTCGCTGTCATCTGGGTCTCCATTTCACGAGGGTACACGGGGCACTGTGGCTCACGGGCCACGGGGGTCGCCCGAGTTGCACTCCGCGTGCCAGCTGTGTGCCTCACCCACCGTGGACGTAGCCCACGTTGCAGTCCACCTCTCTGAAGCCCGCCGAGGTGTAGAGCGCGACGGAGGCAGGATTGTTCGCCTTGGCATAGACGAGCGCCGTGCGGGCTCCTGCCTCCTCGAGCCGGTGCAGTGCGCTGACGATGAGCGCGCGGGCCACGCCCTTGCGACGGTGCTCCGGCGCAGTGCCAACGGGCTCCAGCTCACCCACCGCATTCTCCGGGTCCAACCAGCACAGCACGAAGACCGCGAGCTCCCCGCAC
Above is a window of Pyxidicoccus xibeiensis DNA encoding:
- a CDS encoding serine/threonine-protein kinase; amino-acid sequence: MLLEGLWALVPEAERERLSSAIARVQDDWDGVDPEETILRAATFTPADVDAATQRLSEPTRAVFRKLLRREPAERYPSALALQEALSSVLRERGGYSAKNAADEIQAAMRRAGEARADEEDGAQSAFCVDAITTEPSPP
- the bla gene encoding subclass B3 metallo-beta-lactamase produces the protein MTAKMMMAAVLLALVGPAAVAEVTPTTPIVCSACEGWNKPQKPFNIYGNTWYVGTSELSVLLVTGPKGHVLLDGALPQSAPIIAANIQALGFKLKDVKLILNTHEHFDHAGGIPALQRTTGATVAASVKGAKVLRAGTVGKDDPQYDPAKPFHLAKIAKVREVADGETLLVGDVKLAAHYTPGHTPGGTSWTWSSCEKDRCLNMVYADSLTPVSTDGFHFSGGNGTPDISKSFQATIDKVAALKCDVMVSNHPGFSQVLEKLASRTAEKNTFIDPTGCQKYAEAASKRLADRLAVEAKEKAAR
- a CDS encoding GNAT family N-acetyltransferase, whose amino-acid sequence is MTRAPQAPPLPAIHVERSGRGVCFHPAGVPRLRLTRSPLPCPPRARPRPYSHAGGPCAAASGAICVASPTCGELAVFVLCWLDPENAVGELEPVGTAPEHRRKGVARALIVSALHRLEEAGARTALVYAKANNPASVALYTSAGFREVDCNVGYVHGG